The following coding sequences are from one Treponema bryantii window:
- a CDS encoding YARHG domain-containing protein has product MAYLKKYDPEKYEQSKSTSGELELYNDFIRNRVLIWGKTHYMKHNVMVQYDLQGNYYFMQDFGSLGSDIGCYFNDKCIFYKFTEGLNPYSEIIKNCKDDDYYSSSWYLGFGGNIYYYIAGEEYTEVFRIRRTWGDPDFYAMAINGYTDDSYGQYVNKVLPTLSKAELRLLRNTIFAIYGVHFKSADLSTHFNKQVWYTDEGKTSGEVTLPAHRQKLVEMIQKLEK; this is encoded by the coding sequence ATGGCATATTTGAAAAAATATGACCCGGAAAAATACGAGCAGAGCAAGAGTACTTCTGGTGAATTAGAACTCTACAATGATTTTATTCGCAATCGTGTCCTTATCTGGGGAAAAACTCATTACATGAAACACAATGTAATGGTGCAATATGACCTTCAAGGAAATTATTATTTTATGCAAGACTTTGGAAGCCTTGGTTCTGACATTGGATGTTACTTTAATGATAAGTGTATTTTTTACAAATTTACTGAAGGATTAAATCCATACTCTGAAATAATCAAGAACTGTAAAGATGATGATTATTATAGCTCCAGCTGGTATCTTGGGTTCGGCGGCAACATCTACTACTACATAGCCGGCGAAGAATATACCGAAGTATTCCGCATCCGCCGCACCTGGGGTGATCCAGATTTTTATGCTATGGCCATCAACGGCTACACAGACGACTCTTACGGCCAGTACGTAAACAAGGTTCTTCCAACTTTGAGCAAAGCAGAACTCCGTCTTTTGAGAAATACAATCTTTGCCATCTATGGCGTTCACTTTAAAAGCGCAGACCTTTCAACTCATTTCAACAAACAAGTCTGGTACACAGATGAAGGCAAAACATCTGGTGAAGTGACGCTTCCGGCGCATCGTCAGAAGCTTGTTGAGATGATACAAAAGTTAGAGAAATAA
- the prfA gene encoding peptide chain release factor 1 yields MDLLKKLDECEKRFKVVSDLVMDPNLVKDPKKYKDTMREHGYLTEVCALYDEYKKVLSGIQDAKEMITAEDDAEMKEMAREELKELEERQPKLEEDIKLKLVPPDPLDEKNIILEIRSAAGGDEASLFVRDLWEMYTHLAERKGWKTETMEAQETEVGGFNKIVTSISGKFVYGTLRWESGVHRVQRVPQTESQGRLQTSTATVAVLPEAEETEIEIKPGDVRVDVMRAGGPGGQCVNTTDSAVRLTHIPTGLVVIQQDEKSQIKNKEKAFRVLRARLFDLEESKKQEERAAARSSMVGSGARSEKIRTYNFPQDRVTDHRINYSAHNLPSFMMGEMDDMLDALNVYAKEEQLKSDITEL; encoded by the coding sequence ATGGATTTACTGAAAAAGCTTGATGAATGTGAGAAGCGCTTTAAAGTTGTAAGCGACCTTGTAATGGATCCGAATCTTGTAAAGGACCCGAAGAAGTACAAGGACACAATGCGTGAGCACGGATACCTGACTGAAGTTTGTGCACTTTATGACGAATACAAAAAGGTTTTGAGCGGTATCCAGGACGCTAAGGAAATGATTACGGCAGAAGATGATGCCGAGATGAAGGAAATGGCTCGCGAGGAGCTTAAGGAACTGGAAGAAAGACAGCCTAAGCTTGAAGAGGATATTAAACTGAAGCTTGTTCCGCCTGATCCTCTTGATGAGAAAAATATTATTCTTGAAATCCGCTCGGCTGCGGGTGGTGACGAAGCTTCGCTTTTTGTACGAGACCTTTGGGAAATGTATACACACCTCGCTGAACGCAAGGGCTGGAAAACTGAAACTATGGAAGCTCAGGAAACTGAAGTTGGTGGTTTCAACAAGATTGTAACTTCTATCAGCGGTAAGTTTGTATATGGTACACTTCGCTGGGAATCTGGTGTTCACCGTGTTCAGCGTGTTCCTCAGACAGAAAGCCAGGGACGTCTGCAGACTTCTACTGCAACTGTTGCTGTTCTTCCTGAAGCTGAAGAAACTGAAATTGAAATTAAACCGGGCGACGTTCGCGTTGACGTAATGCGTGCCGGTGGACCTGGTGGACAGTGTGTAAACACAACTGACTCTGCCGTTCGTCTTACTCATATTCCGACAGGTCTTGTTGTTATTCAGCAGGATGAAAAGTCTCAGATTAAGAATAAGGAAAAGGCTTTCCGAGTACTCCGTGCCCGCCTCTTCGACCTTGAAGAAAGCAAAAAGCAGGAAGAGCGTGCAGCTGCCCGCTCAAGCATGGTAGGTTCTGGTGCCCGCTCTGAAAAGATCCGCACTTACAACTTCCCTCAGGACCGCGTAACTGATCACCGCATCAACTATTCGGCTCATAACCTTCCTTCTTTCATGATGGGCGAAATGGACGATATGCTCGATGCATTGAACGTTTACGCTAAGGAAGAGCAGTTGAAGTCGGATATCACTGAACTTTAA
- a CDS encoding efflux RND transporter permease subunit yields MSLSRKTLEHPVLILIVFALLGMIGIFTLSNVATALMPEIENPSLSINTSYPNADPESVEKSITKMIESAVMSVNGLKNLTSTSNEGSSNVSLEFEYGTDLTAAMNDVRDKLDRVKRGLPDNAGTPTIFRFTGDSGEIMRILIRGNRSVDDLKSIAESNVVSILEQADGVGEAEVYGGRSAQVNVKLDQNRMAAYGFTVPTVTGALSKQNLELGGGKVQEGHRNYIVRTTGEYTSLDEINDTVISIINGYAIRLRDIGEATIGYSDTTQESFINGEKGVYISVTKQSDANSVTVANNVYKKIDQAEQNLPPDVTLEIIQDSTDAIRETINTLITSAWQGLILAVIILFIFLQNFKSTIIISISIPLSIIITLFAMSMFGLTLNMMTLTGLILGVGMIVDASIVMIDNIYAYRQRGAKPRTSAILGSQEMLMSVTSGNLTTICVFLPFIFFIKDLGFMGQMFKAAIFTIVIALVSSLLVAIFLVPVLAGKFFPLSNRNEKPVSNPVLKRLYGFFEGIIQFFIRLYSRVLKAALDNRLITIVAAVCVLVISFAFIPTMQINQIPAGRDDQVQLNINMATATPFEETKEVVLALEAYVKAECKGIKTVTTSIGGRNTNRGSITIALPETAKQIDSAQDMQNKLRKHFAEFPSARLSFSEGFRGQWMGSSVDVVLLSDDLDAALNTAEEIREVISANKKISEPSVSMDKGLPQVEIVIDRERAYNMGVDIATVAREINYAINGSTACTYKSNGKDYSVVVAYRPEDRKTINDLESIYVRGNGGMVSVANFASIKKGLGPVSIRRESQKRIIHVRASNLTEENDNVIEEEIKAAIQENVIIPDSVVVNYKGAWKETMSQYGFYLKIAIMAILLVFGVMAATYESFKAPLINLATMPFIIIGVILIHKIIGEALSFMTAVGVIMLIGIVVNNGIILVDYTNILVGRGVELKNACFEAGKSRFRPVLMTTLTTILGMLPMCFTTEGQSSMVRPIAIAVVGGLISSTFITLLVIPVLYSLVMRKRGARPVVEHVENTGDYDKSRWEEDE; encoded by the coding sequence ATGAGTTTAAGCAGAAAAACACTTGAACATCCGGTATTGATTCTGATTGTTTTTGCTCTGCTTGGAATGATTGGTATTTTTACCCTGAGCAATGTAGCAACTGCACTTATGCCGGAAATCGAAAATCCTTCTCTTTCAATCAATACATCTTATCCAAACGCAGACCCTGAGTCTGTTGAAAAGTCTATTACAAAGATGATTGAAAGTGCTGTTATGAGCGTAAACGGTCTTAAGAATCTTACATCAACTTCGAATGAAGGTTCTTCTAACGTTTCCCTTGAGTTTGAGTATGGAACTGATTTGACAGCTGCAATGAATGATGTCCGCGATAAGCTTGATAGAGTAAAGCGAGGTCTTCCTGATAATGCGGGAACTCCTACAATTTTCCGCTTCACTGGAGACAGCGGCGAAATCATGCGAATCCTTATCCGTGGTAACCGTTCTGTAGATGACTTAAAATCAATTGCCGAGAGCAATGTAGTAAGTATTCTTGAACAGGCTGATGGTGTAGGTGAAGCTGAAGTTTATGGTGGACGTTCTGCACAGGTAAATGTAAAACTTGATCAGAACAGAATGGCTGCTTACGGCTTTACAGTTCCAACTGTTACAGGTGCTCTTTCAAAACAGAATCTTGAACTTGGTGGTGGTAAGGTTCAGGAAGGACACAGAAACTATATTGTTCGAACAACTGGTGAATATACAAGCCTTGATGAAATTAATGATACTGTAATTTCTATTATCAACGGTTATGCAATCAGACTTCGAGATATAGGTGAAGCAACAATCGGTTACAGCGATACAACACAGGAATCGTTCATCAATGGTGAAAAAGGTGTTTATATCAGTGTTACAAAGCAGTCAGATGCAAACTCTGTAACTGTAGCAAATAATGTTTATAAAAAGATTGATCAGGCAGAGCAGAATCTTCCGCCGGATGTTACTCTTGAAATCATTCAGGATTCAACAGACGCTATCCGCGAAACAATCAATACTTTGATTACTTCTGCCTGGCAGGGACTTATTCTTGCGGTTATCATTCTGTTTATCTTCCTTCAAAACTTTAAGTCAACAATTATCATTTCGATTTCTATTCCTCTTTCAATTATCATTACTCTGTTTGCAATGAGTATGTTTGGACTTACATTAAATATGATGACCCTTACAGGTCTGATTCTTGGTGTAGGTATGATTGTAGATGCGTCTATCGTAATGATTGATAATATTTATGCTTACAGGCAGCGTGGTGCTAAGCCTCGTACTTCTGCAATTCTTGGTTCACAGGAAATGCTCATGTCGGTAACATCAGGAAACCTTACAACAATCTGTGTATTCCTTCCATTTATCTTCTTTATTAAAGATCTTGGATTTATGGGGCAGATGTTTAAGGCTGCAATTTTTACAATTGTAATTGCCCTTGTTTCTTCTCTGCTGGTTGCTATTTTCCTTGTTCCTGTTTTGGCAGGAAAATTCTTTCCGCTTTCAAACAGAAATGAAAAACCTGTTTCAAATCCTGTGCTGAAAAGACTATACGGATTTTTTGAAGGAATAATTCAGTTCTTTATCCGTTTGTATTCACGCGTATTAAAAGCAGCCCTTGATAACCGTCTGATTACAATTGTTGCTGCTGTCTGTGTACTTGTAATTTCTTTTGCCTTTATTCCGACAATGCAGATTAATCAGATTCCAGCCGGCCGTGATGATCAGGTTCAATTGAATATCAATATGGCAACTGCAACTCCTTTTGAAGAAACAAAAGAGGTCGTACTTGCACTTGAGGCATATGTTAAAGCCGAATGTAAAGGAATTAAAACTGTAACTACTTCAATTGGTGGTCGTAATACAAACCGCGGTTCCATCACAATTGCTCTTCCGGAAACTGCAAAGCAGATTGATTCTGCTCAGGATATGCAGAATAAGCTCCGTAAGCATTTTGCAGAATTCCCTAGTGCACGACTTTCCTTTAGCGAAGGTTTCCGTGGTCAGTGGATGGGAAGCAGTGTAGATGTCGTTCTTCTTTCAGATGATCTTGATGCGGCTTTGAATACTGCAGAAGAAATCCGTGAAGTTATTTCTGCAAACAAGAAAATCAGCGAGCCTTCTGTAAGTATGGATAAGGGACTTCCTCAGGTTGAAATTGTTATTGACCGTGAACGCGCCTACAACATGGGTGTAGACATTGCAACCGTCGCACGCGAAATCAACTATGCGATTAACGGTTCTACCGCCTGTACTTACAAGAGCAACGGAAAAGATTACAGCGTAGTAGTTGCTTACCGTCCGGAAGATCGCAAGACAATCAACGACCTTGAATCCATTTACGTTCGTGGAAACGGCGGAATGGTCAGCGTTGCAAACTTTGCATCGATTAAAAAAGGCCTCGGTCCGGTTTCTATCCGCCGTGAAAGCCAGAAGCGAATCATTCACGTTCGCGCAAGCAATCTTACAGAAGAAAACGACAACGTAATTGAAGAAGAAATTAAGGCCGCCATTCAGGAAAATGTTATTATTCCAGATTCAGTTGTAGTTAATTATAAGGGAGCCTGGAAAGAAACAATGAGCCAGTACGGCTTCTATCTTAAGATTGCGATTATGGCAATTCTGCTGGTATTTGGTGTAATGGCTGCAACCTACGAGTCGTTCAAGGCTCCGCTTATCAACCTTGCAACAATGCCGTTCATTATCATTGGTGTAATTCTGATTCATAAGATTATTGGAGAAGCACTTTCCTTCATGACAGCAGTCGGTGTTATCATGCTGATTGGTATTGTTGTAAATAACGGTATTATTCTTGTTGACTACACGAATATTCTTGTAGGACGTGGTGTCGAGCTTAAGAATGCCTGCTTTGAAGCTGGAAAGAGCCGTTTCCGTCCGGTATTGATGACAACCCTTACAACAATTCTTGGTATGCTCCCGATGTGTTTTACAACAGAAGGCCAGTCAAGTATGGTTCGCCCTATTGCCATTGCTGTAGTAGGTGGTTTGATTTCCAGTACGTTTATTACACTGCTGGTAATTCCGGTATTGTACAGCCTGGTAATGAGAAAGCGCGGTGCTCGCCCGGTGGTTGAGCATGTTGAAAACACCGGTGATTACGATAAAAGCCGCTGGGAGGAGGATGAATAA
- a CDS encoding SH3 domain-containing protein, whose protein sequence is MKKIFFIVCLIFISTFSWSQNVEIMKRIPFGTEGAFNYSSSWDENEGSAPELSVLASFENMMIVYDGKNYYELNLISKKLKKKLSLKNNAPYTGTQIYGNLSDGFLYGNVGAGAGQNEDYLIIYHKGNEYKIENKTSLFPYGIYDYASFLCLDDTVFFMTTGKTLVCIQLKKDGTYTVKNERETSEYLDKGMAEKLGFIFTRNKKGNISRICIGDYSLNRSSDGINYWKRRNDTFQIMNPQYQDKKNIDSFSQNPGFPVYTLTGTDLKGFHYFMRFDSENGRFSNDNPGFNVKFSIAVLTPFDSKLYIYEDYKENEWNPARNKAGKPICKTSFYIAPDGSIYFSDCNAQNKEWLIKKIPNRLYDQLDVDISHIGIIINNNIPLYENANSSSAANGNNYENDIVLQKETKGNWSKIQKLDGREGWVETKFINFDNQQSTSFTNVAVNKIMSCNDNLRLRSEEATSSNVITTMQKGTKVKILKLGKAETIDGINSNWVQVEVLSDAKNKDGKEIKSGTIGWCYGGYLE, encoded by the coding sequence ATGAAGAAGATTTTTTTTATAGTTTGTTTGATTTTTATAAGCACTTTCTCATGGAGCCAGAATGTTGAAATAATGAAAAGGATTCCTTTTGGAACTGAGGGTGCATTTAATTATTCATCCTCTTGGGATGAAAACGAAGGTTCTGCTCCTGAACTCAGTGTTTTAGCGTCCTTTGAAAACATGATGATAGTTTATGACGGAAAGAATTATTATGAATTAAATCTTATTAGTAAAAAACTTAAGAAGAAACTGTCCTTAAAAAATAATGCCCCTTATACTGGAACCCAAATATATGGAAATCTTTCAGACGGTTTTCTTTATGGAAATGTTGGAGCTGGTGCAGGACAGAATGAAGATTATCTGATTATTTATCATAAAGGAAATGAATATAAAATCGAAAACAAAACAAGCCTTTTCCCATATGGAATTTATGATTATGCATCCTTCCTTTGCTTAGATGATACAGTTTTCTTTATGACTACTGGAAAAACACTTGTTTGCATTCAATTAAAAAAAGATGGTACTTATACTGTTAAAAATGAAAGAGAAACCTCTGAATATCTGGATAAAGGGATGGCAGAGAAACTTGGCTTTATCTTTACAAGAAATAAAAAGGGCAATATTTCAAGAATCTGTATAGGTGATTATTCACTAAATAGAAGTTCAGATGGGATTAATTATTGGAAACGAAGAAATGATACATTCCAAATTATGAATCCACAATATCAAGACAAAAAAAATATAGACTCTTTTTCACAAAATCCTGGTTTTCCTGTATATACTCTGACCGGGACAGATTTAAAGGGCTTTCATTATTTTATGAGATTTGATAGTGAAAATGGAAGATTTTCAAATGATAATCCTGGCTTTAATGTAAAGTTTTCTATTGCAGTTTTGACTCCTTTTGATAGTAAACTTTATATTTATGAAGATTACAAAGAAAATGAATGGAATCCTGCCCGCAATAAAGCAGGAAAACCAATCTGCAAAACTTCGTTTTATATAGCTCCAGATGGAAGTATTTATTTTTCTGATTGCAATGCTCAGAATAAAGAATGGTTGATTAAGAAGATTCCAAACAGATTATATGATCAGTTAGATGTAGATATCAGCCATATCGGAATAATTATAAACAACAATATTCCGCTTTACGAAAATGCAAATTCATCTTCAGCTGCAAATGGAAACAATTATGAAAACGACATAGTTTTGCAAAAAGAGACAAAAGGCAATTGGAGTAAAATTCAAAAACTAGATGGTCGCGAAGGCTGGGTAGAAACGAAGTTCATCAATTTTGATAATCAGCAATCAACATCATTTACAAACGTAGCGGTTAACAAAATAATGAGTTGCAATGATAATTTGCGTCTGCGTTCAGAAGAAGCAACTTCAAGCAATGTAATTACAACCATGCAAAAAGGGACAAAAGTCAAAATCCTGAAACTTGGCAAAGCAGAAACAATCGATGGCATAAACAGCAACTGGGTACAGGTAGAAGTTCTTTCTGATGCAAAAAATAAAGACGGTAAAGAAATAAAATCAGGCACAATAGGCTGGTGCTACGGCGGATATTTGGAATAA
- a CDS encoding HemK/PrmC family methyltransferase, whose product MTIREYKNQIIKTISSSASPQLDAEILLCHFLNYNKTQLLMNQNQELSDATKTKIDDAVARRATGLPIAYITGHKEFYGYDFIVTPDVLIPKPDTEILVERAVDVILSMMDARGENLLTVCDMCTGSGCIAVAVAKTLLEDERVPAEQLPKFTLADISEPALDIARRNVAALLGDRPDSTLILSRFNFVRTNLFDAISEAIKYDVILSNPPYIPHTMVDELLQDGRSEPRLALDGDITIDGDRATNDRGEPADDGLAIIRNLIPQAAAHLAPRGSIIMETGEYNAEATAEFAEAAGFNTEIHRDLEGQLRVVEIY is encoded by the coding sequence ATGACAATTCGTGAATATAAGAATCAAATAATCAAAACAATTTCATCTTCCGCATCTCCACAACTAGATGCAGAAATCCTGTTATGCCATTTTCTGAACTACAATAAAACACAGCTTCTTATGAATCAAAATCAGGAATTGTCAGACGCCACAAAAACTAAAATAGACGACGCTGTTGCCCGACGCGCAACAGGACTTCCTATTGCGTATATCACCGGACACAAGGAATTTTACGGTTACGACTTTATCGTAACTCCAGACGTTTTAATTCCAAAGCCAGACACAGAGATTTTAGTAGAACGCGCTGTAGACGTTATTCTATCGATGATGGATGCACGCGGTGAGAACCTTTTAACAGTTTGTGATATGTGTACCGGTAGCGGCTGTATTGCAGTTGCAGTGGCTAAGACTCTGCTTGAAGACGAAAGAGTTCCGGCTGAACAGCTGCCAAAGTTTACACTTGCCGACATCTCAGAACCTGCGCTCGATATAGCACGACGAAATGTTGCTGCCCTGCTCGGGGACAGGCCGGACAGCACGCTTATTCTCTCGCGCTTTAACTTTGTGCGCACTAACCTCTTTGATGCAATTTCTGAAGCAATTAAATATGATGTGATTCTTTCTAACCCGCCGTACATTCCGCACACAATGGTGGATGAACTTTTACAGGACGGTCGCAGCGAACCGCGCCTCGCACTCGACGGCGACATAACAATAGACGGCGATCGCGCCACAAATGACCGCGGCGAGCCTGCTGATGATGGACTAGCGATAATCCGGAACTTAATTCCGCAGGCTGCTGCACACCTCGCACCGCGCGGTTCAATTATTATGGAAACCGGCGAGTACAACGCAGAAGCAACAGCCGAGTTCGCGGAGGCAGCCGGCTTTAATACGGAGATTCACAGAGATCTCGAAGGCCAGCTCCGCGTAGTCGAGATTTACTAG
- a CDS encoding PG0541 family transporter-associated protein, with amino-acid sequence MSELYRAEIISNQSVQEDITEALEKEIPSIQYTVIPEIHGRGSHTKKLGDTIWPEMNFVLFSYVEEADARKVNEVVEKVKQRFPNEGISLFFTKAVEF; translated from the coding sequence ATGTCAGAACTTTATCGTGCTGAAATAATTTCGAACCAGTCTGTTCAGGAAGATATTACAGAAGCTCTTGAAAAAGAGATTCCTTCAATTCAATATACCGTAATTCCGGAAATCCACGGCCGCGGTTCTCACACTAAAAAGCTTGGTGACACCATCTGGCCGGAAATGAACTTTGTGCTTTTTTCGTATGTTGAAGAAGCAGATGCCCGCAAGGTAAATGAAGTCGTAGAAAAAGTAAAACAGCGCTTCCCGAACGAGGGAATCAGTTTGTTCTTTACAAAAGCTGTTGAGTTCTAG
- a CDS encoding RNA-binding domain-containing protein, whose translation MCDIIIMGDKVNNQLHELLDELRSYDTEREWFEFKENWFDQTQLGQYISALSNSAAIEGRKNAYFVWGIHNDTHDVTGTTFNCNMDIKNEPLKHFLARQIYPDLNFNFEETNYEGKKVVVLTIPAARTVPTSFDNERFIRIGSSKESLRKYPEKESYLFDVLRHGFPTIENTPSKYQDLTFEKLFIYYGAKGLKLNPDNFKKNLNLLTEDGQYNILAQLLSDNSQIPLRVAIFSGKTKADKMYSIREFGYQCILYTLDEVLRYGDVLNILQADEKDRVVERKDVPLFENDAFREAVINAFVHNKWVTENEPMITVFSDRIEILSRGILPPEQTLEGFFRGESVPVNKKLSEIFLQLHISEKTGRGVPKITSTYGKSAYEFHENSIVVKIPFNWINNMGDKVGNKTGDNSKLNNTQSKIFSEIRNNPNITKPQIAQLVGVGKTTVDNAIAVLKQKGYIKRSGSNKTGFWEILNAGEIEK comes from the coding sequence ATGGTTTGAGTTTAAGGAAAACTGGTTTGATCAGACTCAGCTTGGACAGTATATTTCTGCTCTCTCAAACAGTGCAGCAATTGAAGGTCGTAAGAATGCTTATTTTGTCTGGGGAATTCATAATGATACACATGATGTAACAGGCACAACTTTTAACTGCAACATGGATATTAAAAATGAGCCTTTAAAACATTTTCTTGCACGACAGATTTATCCGGATTTAAATTTCAATTTTGAAGAAACTAATTATGAGGGTAAAAAAGTAGTTGTTCTTACTATTCCGGCTGCAAGGACAGTTCCTACAAGTTTTGATAACGAACGCTTTATACGAATTGGCTCAAGTAAGGAAAGTCTCAGAAAGTATCCGGAAAAAGAGTCTTATCTGTTTGATGTCCTTCGGCACGGATTTCCAACAATTGAGAATACACCCTCAAAATATCAGGATCTAACATTTGAAAAACTGTTTATTTATTATGGTGCTAAAGGTCTGAAACTTAATCCTGATAATTTCAAAAAGAACCTTAATCTTCTTACAGAAGATGGACAATATAACATTCTTGCACAGTTGCTTTCTGATAATTCTCAGATTCCGTTAAGAGTTGCCATTTTCTCAGGAAAGACAAAAGCTGATAAAATGTATTCTATCCGCGAATTTGGTTACCAGTGTATTTTGTATACGCTTGATGAAGTTCTTCGTTATGGAGATGTCTTGAATATTCTTCAGGCAGATGAAAAGGATAGAGTTGTTGAGCGAAAGGACGTTCCTTTGTTTGAAAATGATGCTTTCAGGGAAGCTGTTATAAATGCGTTTGTACATAACAAATGGGTAACAGAAAATGAACCGATGATTACCGTTTTCTCAGATAGAATTGAAATTCTTTCTCGGGGAATACTACCACCAGAACAGACGCTTGAAGGTTTTTTTAGAGGTGAATCTGTCCCTGTAAATAAGAAGCTTTCAGAAATATTCTTACAACTTCATATCAGTGAAAAAACTGGCCGTGGTGTTCCAAAAATTACCAGCACATACGGAAAAAGTGCATACGAATTTCATGAAAACTCTATTGTTGTAAAAATCCCTTTTAATTGGATTAACAATATGGGTGATAAAGTGGGTAATAAAACGGGTGATAATTCAAAATTAAATAATACTCAGTCCAAGATTTTTTCAGAAATCCGAAATAATCCAAATATTACAAAACCTCAAATTGCACAGTTGGTCGGAGTTGGAAAGACTACCGTTGATAATGCAATTGCAGTTCTCAAACAGAAAGGTTATATAAAACGCTCAGGTTCCAATAAAACTGGTTTCTGGGAAATATTAAATGCAGGAGAAATTGAGAAATGA
- a CDS encoding SH3 domain-containing protein — MKKTFIFITLLFISTFLWCQNVEFKKIKQFKNDKASVYIREEVNPQDDITGNDIFFDADGNFMIYQRDKKLMLFTNKDLEIETQIKINTDTSLQTFQTIENNIFMGNHTEAFYFNKNGSEFFRVNIYSILNKLNGGDSNWFTDCYYDEEKDILFFTYPHNSVNSIVNPSFDEVQNQKNFRNAEETSKLLKNGNYDPHLTLDSDNDLYIDGVRCRWNATAYETTDYVITLNNKRKTIRVFDRKESEVLYYTIPENETEESITYHPNGDWYFLTINWTTDTHTLWRIENTWDSQWREQWNKEHINFDNQDSASSTNVAVSKVMTCNDNLRLRSQEATSSSVITTMQKGTKVKILKLGKAETIDGINSNWVQVEVLSDAKDKDGNEIKSGTTGWCYGGYLE, encoded by the coding sequence ATGAAAAAGACATTCATATTTATAACTTTACTTTTCATAAGCACATTTTTATGGTGTCAGAATGTTGAATTTAAAAAAATTAAACAATTTAAGAATGATAAGGCATCTGTTTATATTAGAGAAGAGGTCAATCCTCAGGATGATATTACTGGTAACGATATCTTTTTTGATGCTGATGGAAATTTTATGATTTATCAGCGTGACAAGAAATTGATGCTTTTCACCAATAAAGATTTAGAGATTGAAACACAGATAAAAATTAATACAGATACATCTTTGCAGACTTTCCAAACAATTGAAAATAATATTTTTATGGGAAACCATACCGAAGCATTCTATTTTAATAAAAATGGTTCTGAGTTTTTTCGAGTAAATATTTATTCAATATTAAATAAGCTTAATGGAGGGGACAGTAATTGGTTCACTGATTGTTATTATGATGAAGAAAAAGATATTTTGTTTTTTACATACCCTCATAATTCGGTAAACAGCATAGTAAATCCTTCTTTTGATGAAGTTCAGAATCAGAAAAATTTCCGTAATGCAGAAGAAACAAGTAAACTTCTTAAAAATGGAAATTATGATCCTCATCTGACTTTAGATTCAGATAATGATTTATATATTGATGGAGTCAGATGCAGATGGAATGCAACAGCTTATGAAACTACAGATTATGTAATTACTCTAAATAACAAGCGTAAAACTATTAGGGTTTTTGACAGAAAAGAAAGTGAGGTGTTATATTACACCATTCCTGAGAATGAAACCGAAGAATCCATCACCTATCATCCAAACGGCGACTGGTATTTCCTGACTATAAACTGGACAACAGACACTCACACCCTTTGGCGAATCGAAAATACCTGGGATTCACAGTGGCGCGAGCAGTGGAATAAAGAACACATCAATTTTGATAATCAGGATTCAGCTTCATCAACAAACGTAGCTGTAAGCAAAGTAATGACTTGCAACGACAATCTTCGCCTTCGTTCTCAGGAAGCAACATCAAGCAGTGTAATCACAACCATGCAAAAAGGCACAAAAGTCAAAATCCTGAAACTTGGCAAAGCAGAAACTATCGATGGAATAAACAGCAACTGGGTACAGGTAGAAGTTCTTTCTGACGCGAAAGACAAAGACGGCAATGAAATAAAATCGGGTACCACAGGCTGGTGCTACGGCGGATATTTGGAATAA